The Impatiens glandulifera unplaced genomic scaffold, dImpGla2.1, whole genome shotgun sequence region CCTACTTTCTATTTTATCGTATATTTTCGTTTGAATGGAatatcactacaacaaaacatgcATTTAGTGACACATAACTGTCCACGCTTATTAAGCGTTGGCAAAAGTTcagaaaataaaagtttttacCAACCTTTTACTACCTATGAAAacctttataattatttatttattcatattttaaaaaattcttataagCAAATGATTATtacatatttcattttaatatttttttatgttttatttttaattttttaaatattttttacaatatagtcggttaatcattaaattaaattatatactcATTTTGATCTTAGagctcaaatttaaataaaaaattgtagataaataatataataaattagctAAGTAATTTATTTGGAATTTGCATGTCAGAATCAAACAAgaccattattttaattattgttggttatctcattatttgataaaaaaaaatttcattgttttaattttatttgattaaaagtcCACTACCATTTTGACTTATGAAGTCATAACATTTTCTTTACTTTCTCATATAATTAAAGAAGgcccttaatttaatttttgttgcccagattgaaaaaaatgaaactagAGGTCCAACATTAATGACTATCCAATGTTTGATTAGTAATGTATATCATATATTTCATTAGGATAacttttaacatttaataaataaataaataaaaatatgaatacataacaattacaatattttaataaaaacaattttttaaacagTTTTTATTTTCACCCTCATCCTTaacaaattagttttaaaaaatgtaagatttttaaatatttgatcagttataatttttttacaaactagtcagattatttaatatctaaaataaaataaatatattttttataatcaacTTTTTAATgtgagaaatataaaaaaaaaaaaaaaaaaaatgggacatACACACGATGAGAGAGATGAAGTTAAGTCGATGAGAGAGATGAAGTTAAGTAGAGAGATGGTAATAAAGTTCAAATCCAAGTGACAACTCTCTTAATCTTCTCGTAAACTCAACTTCTAGATTCAAGCAACTAAAGAATATCATTGATAAATGATATCTATATAGCAAGGtgttaaaagattatatatttcaaattaatgttagttaatttttttgtgtaaatagatgataaaataaattaaatgaagtaAAGGAATGAATTCAGGATATTAATTACATATCTTAGAATTAAAAGAGGATTcgagaaataaaataatgtatcgTTCTATAATGTTAAacagagagatagagagagaaataaatagttaagttgaggtggagacatATAGAGATTTTGAACAACTCTATGCATTAGATGAATGAAATTATTGATTTGTCATTTATTGAGGAGATGTTTATTCTTAATTAGTTATGAAAAAGGCTAGATAAGAGACTCGGGGGTCAATTCGAAGACGAATGTAATTATTGAATTGTCATTAATGCAAAAAGATGAAATAGTTTCTTAGTCATAAAAAAAAGACTAGATAAGagattcaataaatttaaaagggatattcacaatttctttcaaaaaaaaatatggataaTCATTTGAAGCATGGTTAAAACACTTGAAGATAGTTAGTGAATCTTGAAAATATATTCTTGAATTACAAGTcgttttgtatttaaaaattagcagattgcaaattaatttattttaggaGACGTATGAGGTTTATGTTAGTTGAGTGATTAAAGTTAAGGCAAGATTGGTGAAAAATGTTTTAGTAGATCTTGAGTTTGAGTGAAGAGATGTCAAGAGatacttaatttatttgttataaagtAATGATAAAAGTTCGTctagaatcttctcaatttacgatcaatattttattttagaaaatagacAATGCAAGTTTCTCTTGGGTGTCTTCGGTTTTTTAtcgatatttaattataaaaaaatagataatgaaaattattttttcattgaatattgaataataaattataaaagatcaagtagttaaatatatatatatatatatataaagttgatTAAGACTATTTTACAATTAGAAAATTAGAAACTTATAATTGGTTGGTCCTATTCTAAATTAAATGCTTAATGATTTGTTGAGGATTATTTGTGTTAGGGTTATAAATGACTCTGAGTTTATTTTGGATTACTTTGAGTTGCtcaaaataatcatatattGACCGATAACATATTAGTGTAACCTTCCATGAGATTTCACTCAAATCTAATCTTATTCAAAGCTCTATTCACAATGtgtgaattgattttttttggcATAGATAATGTATTATATTGCTTTTTGTTGTCTCTtcttttactataatatttatatgtaaaaaaatgtttttaattgaatataaaacATGATAGCACTAGTGATAAGGGGATTTTGCTCACGTATGAAAGCACTGaagaatattatatacaataaatataagtatacataaaattaatgtaatccaaataactatatttatattttagatttgtttaGAATAATGTACCACAATCAACCATGTTTGagtttttgataatttcattttcttaatattagttgaaacctcaataaaagtaatattttgttcTCTTTATCAAACTtcaattaatcaaattttcaaattcttaaTTTGTTCTcgtaaagaataatttttttctatatatatatatattaagtcgGGGAGATATAAATTAAAGCTATATGCTAGTTAGTTTTGACTCTTTTTTTTTCAACGCGTGAATACATAGTCCCTTTTGCATAATATTATACATTTCAAGAAGATGAGACaaagttttgttttttattattattattgttatttgcATAAGGtgtataaaaaacattaatttatgcAAACCCCCCTCTCTCTCCAAGTGAGTgcactaataataatttattaatattataatgataaCTTTCCGCATGCATGTTATTAGTTATTACCGGTCTCCTCCATATATAAAGCCACTACCTTAAACTCTCTTTCATATCAATCATTTCTAAATTGTATCTTAACTCAAACACAATTAAACAGTACGAATTGATTTGCTGCTCGATCGATCATTAAGTATCTTATTTAAAAGGAGCGATCcaattaaaatgtttagttTTTCCGGAAAAGAAAATGATCATCTCTTCTCCCGCCGCTGCGTTTTGGTAAACGGTCCGGTAATTGTCGGTGCCGGCCCTTCAGGCCTTGCCGTCGGTGCCTGCCTTAGGGAACAGGGCGTCCCGTTTGTGGTCGTTGAAAGAGCTGATTGTATAGCTTCTCTCTGGCAAAAGAGGACTTATGATCGTCTTAAGCTTCATCTCCCTAAGCAATTCTGCCAACTCCCCAAACACCCATTTCCCGATCACTTCCCGGAATATCCCACCAAGAAACAGTTCATCGATTACCTCGAATCCTACGCAAACAAGTTCGACATCAAACCGCAGTTCAACGAGTCCGTTCAGTCCGCTAAGTACGACGAGGCCTGCCGTCTATGGCGCGTCAAGAGCGTCTCCAATTTGGACGGGTCGGAGGTGGAGTACATCTGTCAGTGGCTGGTGGTGGCCACCGGCGAGAATGCAGAGTGCGTCGTGCCGGAGATTGACGGTTTGAAGGAATTTAACGGCGAAGTCCTCCACGCATCTCAGTATAAATCCGGCCAAAGATTCTCAGGGAAGAAAGTACTCGTTGTCGGTTGCGGCAATTCGGGAATGGAAGTCTCTCTGGATCTCTGTAACCACAATGCAGAGCCGTCAATGGTGGTTCGCAGCTCGGTAAGTTACCCCAAATACCACcgatataatcatataaaaaatatacactTAATTACATTTTGAATTAattgtttgattgattgattgattgtagGTTCACGTATTGCCAAGGGAAATATTGGGAAGATCGACCATAGAGTTGGCCACCCTGATGCTGGCGTGGTTGCCTCTGTGGCTAGTGGACAAGATCGTGCTCTTGTTTTCATGGATGATATTTGGAAACATGGAGAAATACGGGCTCAAGAGGCCAAAAATGGGTCCCTTAGAGCTCAAGCAGAACGCCAACGGGAAGACGCCCGTCCTAGACATTGGCGCTCTCGACAAGATCAGATCCGGAGAAGTTAAGGTTGTTCCAGGAATCAAAAGGTTTTCATCGGGAGGAGGATCCGTGCATCTCGTCGACGGTCGAATGCTAGAGATCGATGCGGTCGTTCTTGCAACTGGGTACCGTAGCAACGTCCCATACTGGCTTCACGAATCAGAGTTTTTCACAAAAGACGGATTCCCAAACACTCCGTTCCCAAATGGGTGGAAAGGAAAGGCCGGTCTTTATGCAGTTGGGTTCACTAGAAAGGGTCTGGCTGGTGTATCCATAGATGCATTGAAGATCTCTCGAGACATTGCCAAAGTTTGGAAACAAGATTTGCAGCAGAAGAAACACAAAGCTCCTCGACTTACACGATGCATTTCACAAttctaatcaaaattaaaacactcattcttttatttcttcttcttcacataCAAATATACAATACAACTAGTGATTTTTAAACACTAAAacgaaaaattatttatttattcattcattttccTGTAAACCTAGCTAGATACCTCATACATCTTGTCATTCTTGTCATTCTATTGTTCAACTTATAGTTCTATAATGAACTACCATCTTTtgacaataattatattttttcttgttaTCTAAACATTTATGTTAATCTCTTTCAATAACTTCACTAATCTATGTGTTACaggtaaagaaaaaaaaagtttaatctGATGGTGCGCACTAGTTGAGGTTGAGTCATAGTCTCccaacaaatataatatatattcgcttgtgtcaaaatattattaactaaacCACAACGTTTAGTTTTCATTTTCACGGactttaattaactttattttttctgTATTCACGACGAAAAATCATTAATAGACAAGAATGACATTAgaacttattttattaagtgattttcttggattttattaaatattttctgaaattattatcagtttttttaggttaaaatacaaaaacacattataatatttttttctcacttcTTTTTTAggataataaatgataaatttttatattttaataaataaaataaatgattaaatagaTGAAGTAATGAttggattttaaataaaaattcttaaaataacctaaaaattaaaaaaaaaaattcttccaCAAATTACTTTAGATTCTTTGTTCTGATCTctttgtaaaaaaaacaaaagatttgtttatagagttgtttaattttgttttataaattcatttacgGTCAATAGTCTATTTATCATGTGGAAGAGTGATAATTTCCCAAGTCTTAATGTTTTTAAGGCTCAAATTTATCATTCATAGTTTTGACCGAATCAAAATTATAAGAAGTCTATTTGCTCATTtcatattcaataatattacaAATGCATTAAAACATTTGACATTAGTTGAATTCATGTGTTGGTTACGTCAATAATGAAAGTGATTATGTTGGCTAGATACATATTTTGTCTTGGATAGTTTTGCTACACGGaatgaccatatatatatataaatttatatgaaaattactCATTCTTATCCTAATATTTAACacaattaattcatattatatattgttaaatttggataataaattcaaataatataatttttaagtaatGTTATCcttctatattaaaaataataataataaataattttttttaatgatcatTGTATATTAGAAACACTTATTTGtaccaaaataaatatttattttgtcctTTCACCACTTAAATTTGAATATGTCATCTTATTTACTTGGATTTATCATTACTTTCGAATTGTCttgatgataatttttaaagtttgtgTTTATCACCATCTTAACCCCACCAATGTAGTCAAGTGTTAAGAGTCggtttaagagatcaaaatgtcactaatttgaatatatctggaaactttgagtttaagcgggggtCATGGTTGTGGAGTGTCATCCTAAATCtcctttaattcaaaaaaaaaaagataaacttgACGTATttagagttattttttatttgtctaacTACTCAAGGCTGCAAAACAATGTCACTAATTTCAAAATGAGTATTATAATGTCTAAAAAATGACTTATAAAAGTTTTGTTTTGACTTAATAGTCAATACTTCAAAACTTTATATCTTTCttgaattttgtaaaaaaagaGATGAGGAACAAAAATGGGAAATACGACTAGAGTATAATAAAAATCGTCAATCTTTGTCAACTCTCATGGCTTATCTTCTTCTCAAATCTCGTAAAAGAGATGAGTAATCAAAATTAGAGTTTAACAAAGTTTAgaccaattttaatttttaaaagagtcATCACACACGATTTTCTCTATGAGAAATCGAGAAAGGAAACATTTCGTAAAGACGCGTTTTAGAAATTATGTAAGTCCGGTGTTTGGCGGGAAAGGACTTCGGCATTTATCCTTCCGTGTCCATCCAAATAACGGATtctactttaaattttttagtatttaagaaaatataatttttacatttttattcaataatttattattcatttctGATACATAATCATGCTTTTATGGATACTCAATCTCGCAACTAGTTCTGCGCAAAAAGATATAGCACCGTGCAAAAAGATATAGTCaagatataattataaaaaaacgagattactttgaaaaaataaatatttcataaaagcTTATAAGTtagtattatttgaataatttatgaatttgtgAAAGagtgaattattttataaaaatattttagttaattaatttagggatgaaattgataaataaaagaataaataaaatgatagttaatttatttagaattactaaaaaaaatcaaacttaaccacataaattaaatgtaggtgtattatatatatttatataagatataagttgtataaaattataaattgtaacaatgtataaattgtaacaatgtataaattgtataaaatactttaagttatataggttattgatgtttggtattaattataagaaatggtataagttgtatatggtttataatttttgtttggtatatagtatatgttgtataaatatgaatttaaaattattgttattattattattatgattattttttatatttacttatattagaaataatatattttttttaaatagttttgtatcatttcattaaaaaaatctcaaaagagggaaaatgagtttcaagaaacAAAGTTAGGCAGACCATAACTTTGTTGAAAATACCAAATGAGTTTCAAATAACTGAATTACAGAATAAACAGaacattaaataattgaattacaaacaagtgATCAAAGAAGACTTATTTGAACCTTCATttccttgtaatgattttatagaGGATATTCCATCTTTAATTGAGTTTCCAACTGTCTTCATTAATCGGAATTCCCCTCCatgtatgtatgagagcgttgcCATCAGAAACAATATCATCACAAACTTTTTCTTCCGTTCTCTTATTAGTGCTACGAATTCTTGTATTTCTCTCTCCAAGTATTGTAGACCAGAGCTACAAAgaatcatttgaaaatatttgcatAAAAACTGCCGCCCTTAGCCTTTTTCTTTACAAGCTCTATGATTTGTTCCATGTACATAGAAATTTAGTGATATTCATGTTCTGAGCAAAATTTATCCACATATTAGATACAAATGCGCACTCCCAAATAAGTGGTCAATGCTTTCCTCTTTACTGTGCAAATTGGAAAATTCACATC contains the following coding sequences:
- the LOC124918045 gene encoding probable indole-3-pyruvate monooxygenase YUCCA9, which produces MFSFSGKENDHLFSRRCVLVNGPVIVGAGPSGLAVGACLREQGVPFVVVERADCIASLWQKRTYDRLKLHLPKQFCQLPKHPFPDHFPEYPTKKQFIDYLESYANKFDIKPQFNESVQSAKYDEACRLWRVKSVSNLDGSEVEYICQWLVVATGENAECVVPEIDGLKEFNGEVLHASQYKSGQRFSGKKVLVVGCGNSGMEVSLDLCNHNAEPSMVVRSSVHVLPREILGRSTIELATLMLAWLPLWLVDKIVLLFSWMIFGNMEKYGLKRPKMGPLELKQNANGKTPVLDIGALDKIRSGEVKVVPGIKRFSSGGGSVHLVDGRMLEIDAVVLATGYRSNVPYWLHESEFFTKDGFPNTPFPNGWKGKAGLYAVGFTRKGLAGVSIDALKISRDIAKVWKQDLQQKKHKAPRLTRCISQF